A DNA window from Ipomoea triloba cultivar NCNSP0323 chromosome 10, ASM357664v1 contains the following coding sequences:
- the LOC116032200 gene encoding vacuolar-sorting receptor 6 — protein sequence MGSSPRLKVLIFMICISVVLGLDFVEGRFVVEKNSISIVSPYSIRAKYDASIGNFGVPDYGGSLVGTVVYPQKGAFGCSAFEGDKPFKSKTPRPNILLVDRGECYFALKVWNGQQAGAAAVLVADTIDENLITMDSPDESSDADGYIEKIGIPSALIEQSFGESLKAALKKGEEVVIKMDWTESMPHPDERVEYELWTNSNDECGIRCDEQMNFIKNFKGHAQILEKGGYTMFTPHYITWYCPQAFIGSSQCKSQCINHGRYCAPDPEQDFGEGYEGKDVVFENLRQLCVHRVANESGNSWVWWDYVTDFHIRCSMKKKQYSKECAEEVMKSLDLPIEKIKKCMGDPEADVENAVLKTEQDLQVGRGSRGDVTILPTMVINDVQYRGKLERTAVLKAICAGFKETSEPAICLSGDLETNECLDGNGGCWHDPKSNITACKDTFRGRVCECPSMNGVQYKGDGYTSCEAVGPGRCMINNGGCWSETKDRTTFSACSEALITGCKCPYGFRGDGHKCEDVDECKEGTVCQCDGCSCKNTWGGYDCKCKGDKLYIMEHDTCIERHSSKLGRFLTFAVIAVALGAGIAGYIFYKYRLRSYMDTEIMAIMSQYMPLDNNHQNQVVQHETEPLRDASSV from the exons ATGGGTAGTTCTCCTAGGCTCAAAGTTTTGATCTTTATGATTTGTATTTCTGTTGTTTTGGGTTTGGATTTTGTTGAGGGGAGATTCGTAGTGGAGAAGAATAGCATAAGTATCGTTTCTCCATACTCTATTCGCGCAAAGTATGATGCTTCCATTGGGAATTTCGGGGTTCCTGACTATGGAGGCTCTTTGGTTGGCACTGTTGTGTACCCTCAAAAGGGTGCCTTTGGATGCTCTGCTTTTGAGGGTGATAAGCCCTTCAAGTCTAAGACTCCTCGCCCCAATATTCTTCTTGTTGATCGTGGAG AATGCTACTTTGCATTGAAGGTCTGGAATGGACAACAGGCTGGAGCAGCAGCTGTTTTAGTAGCTGATACCATTGATGAGAATCTGATAACTATGGATTCTCCTGATGAAAGCTCGGATGCAGATGGATACATAGAGAAGATTGGGATTCCATCAGCTTTGATTGAACAGTCCTTTGGTGAGAGCTTGAAGGCGGCTCTGAAGAAAGGAGAGGAAGTTGTGATCAAAATGGATTGGACGGAGTCGATGCCCCACCCTGATGAGCGGGTGGAGTACGAACTGTGGACTAATAGCAATGATGAGTGTGGGATTCGTTGCGATGAGCAGATgaattttattaagaattttaaGGGGCATGCTCAGATTCTTGAAAAGGGTGGTTATACTATGTTCACGCCTCACTATATAACATGGTATTGCCCTCAGGCTTTTATTGGTAGCAGTCAATGCAAATCTCAGTGCATAAACCACGGGAGATACTGTGCACCTGATCCAGAACAGGATTTTGGGGAAGGGTATGAAGGAAAGGATGTAGTCTTTGAGAACTTGAGGCAGCTTTGTGTTCACAGGGTTGCAAATGAGAGCGGAAACTCCTGGGTTTGGTGGGATTACGTCACAGATTTCCACATCAGGTGTTCAATGAAGAAAAAGCAGTACAGCAAAGAATGCGCAGAAGAAGTCATGAAATCTCTTG ACCTGCCCATTGAGAAGATAAAGAAGTGCATGGGTGATCCTGAAGCTGATGTGGAAAATGCAGTCCTGAAAACTGAGCAAGACCTACAG gttggTAGAGGTTCTCGTGGTGATGTTACTATCTTGCCTACAATGGTCATAAATGATGTCCAATACAGAG GTAAACTTGAAAGGACTGCTGTATTGAAAGCCATATGTGCTGGGTTTAAGGAAACAAGTGAACCTGCAATTTGTCTTAGTGGAG ATCTTGAGACAAATGAGTGTCTTGATGGGAATGGCGGGTGCTGGCATGATCCAAAATCTAACATAACAGCCTGCAAG GACACATTTAGGGGAAGAGTATGCGAGTGCCCATCGATGAATGGTGTTCAGTACAAAGGAGATGGATATACATCATGTGAAG CTGTTGGACCTGGAAGGTGCATGATAAATAATGGCGGTTGCTGGTCAGAGACAAAAGACAGAACAACTTTTTCTGCTTGCTCA GAAGCTCTTATTACCGGCTGTAAATGTCCCTATGGCTTTAGAGGGGATGGCCATAAATGTGAAG ATGTAGACGAATGCAAGGAAGGCACGGTTTGTCAGTGTGATGGTTGCAGCTGTAAGAACACATGGGGTGGATATGACTGCAAATGTAAAGGAGATAAATTGTATATAATGGAGCATGACACATGCATTG AAAGACACTCGTCAAAACTTGGACGGTTCCTTACTTTTGCGGTTATAGCTGTTGCACTTGGTGCTGGAATAGCTGGATACATATTCTACAAATACAGACTTAGG TCATACATGGACACAGAGATAATGGCTATCATGTCGCAGTACATGCCTCTGGACAATAACCATCAGAATCAGGTTGTCCAACACGAAACTGAGCCTTTACGAGACGCCTCATCTGTATGA